In one Spirosoma rigui genomic region, the following are encoded:
- a CDS encoding YtxH domain-containing protein, with protein MSFFKGVLTGLAIGFLTAPRSGKETRDKLTNNAKDWQDQINEGFNQLKAQVDQLTGQAKDTVDKYANKAENTYDQYKNDASYNKQQAKSAYNDKVDDVADAAKSGINKAEDAFKVN; from the coding sequence ATGAGCTTTTTCAAAGGAGTACTGACGGGTCTGGCTATCGGTTTTTTAACAGCACCCCGTAGTGGCAAGGAAACCCGCGACAAACTGACCAACAACGCGAAAGATTGGCAGGACCAGATCAACGAAGGATTCAACCAGTTGAAAGCACAGGTAGATCAGCTTACCGGCCAGGCCAAAGACACGGTCGATAAATACGCAAACAAAGCCGAGAACACGTACGATCAGTACAAAAACGACGCTTCTTACAACAAGCAGCAAGCGAAGTCGGCCTACAACGATAAAGTGGACGACGTAGCGGATGCGGCAAAAAGCGGCATCAACAAAGCAGAAGACGCTTTCAAAGTAAACTAG
- a CDS encoding YsnF/AvaK domain-containing protein → MASLTVVGVFDNADEAQGAVEALVKDGFSRSNIDMSAQANAYSSGDGDIVPDRHRNTSGTRTEEVVDDTKDVGDSIGDFFSSLFGSNDDADKYKRVADRSSIVTVHAQSENEAERAADILDDNGAVDVDERLAQYGNTTAGYGDAAGSTVDSPVGTDYTDTAVATGVTGSSVVGNTGYTDDVTDRDRKDLINDRDNDQTLNVIEENLQVGKREVETGGVRVRSRIVERPVEENLRLRQERVTVQRNPVNRTATSADLDAFKEGQIELVEHAEVPVVSKTANVVEEVSIGKEVSERDETVRDTVRKTEVDVENLDSTNQTLRSDRTTGNDESTTRRDSLL, encoded by the coding sequence ATGGCATCATTAACCGTAGTGGGCGTTTTTGACAACGCAGACGAAGCACAGGGAGCCGTAGAAGCACTGGTAAAAGATGGCTTCTCACGGAGTAACATCGACATGTCGGCCCAGGCAAATGCATATAGTAGTGGCGATGGCGACATTGTGCCCGACCGGCACCGGAATACCAGTGGTACACGCACGGAGGAGGTCGTTGACGACACCAAAGATGTGGGCGATAGCATCGGCGATTTCTTTAGCTCGCTGTTTGGCAGTAACGACGACGCCGATAAGTACAAGCGCGTTGCCGACCGTAGCTCAATTGTAACGGTTCATGCCCAGTCGGAAAACGAAGCGGAGCGGGCGGCTGATATTCTTGACGACAACGGCGCTGTTGACGTAGATGAGCGCCTTGCTCAGTACGGTAACACGACGGCCGGGTACGGCGATGCAGCCGGGTCTACGGTTGATAGCCCGGTTGGCACAGACTATACCGATACGGCCGTGGCAACCGGCGTAACAGGAAGCTCGGTTGTGGGGAACACCGGCTATACGGATGATGTCACAGACCGTGACCGCAAGGATCTGATCAACGACCGCGACAACGACCAGACGTTGAACGTAATCGAAGAAAATCTTCAGGTTGGTAAGCGCGAGGTTGAAACGGGCGGTGTTCGGGTTCGGAGCCGTATTGTGGAACGACCCGTTGAGGAAAACCTGCGGCTGCGTCAGGAGCGGGTTACCGTTCAGCGTAACCCCGTGAATCGCACCGCTACGTCGGCCGATCTGGATGCTTTCAAAGAAGGGCAGATTGAACTGGTCGAGCACGCTGAAGTGCCCGTAGTGTCAAAGACGGCTAACGTTGTAGAAGAGGTGTCGATTGGTAAGGAGGTAAGTGAACGGGACGAAACGGTCCGTGATACGGTTCGCAAGACCGAAGTAGACGTAGAAAATCTGGATAGCACAAACCAAACACTTCGTTCGGATCGTACTACTGGTAATGATGAGTCTACCACCCGGCGCGACAGCCTGCTGTAA